In Jaculus jaculus isolate mJacJac1 chromosome 4, mJacJac1.mat.Y.cur, whole genome shotgun sequence, a single genomic region encodes these proteins:
- the Chchd5 gene encoding coiled-coil-helix-coiled-coil-helix domain-containing protein 5 isoform X1, whose translation MQAALEVTARYCGRELDQYGQCVAAKPESWQRDCHHLKMSIARCTSSHPIIREIRQVCAEPFVAFEECLRQNEAAVGNCAEHVRRFLQCAEQVQPPSSPTAREPPPLPAS comes from the exons AT GCAGGCGGCTCTGGAGGTTACTGCTCGGTATTGTGGCCGGGAGCTGGATCAGTATGGCCAGTGCGTGGCAGCCAAACCTGAGTCATGGCAGCGGGACTGTCACCATCTTAAGATGAGCATTGCTCGGTGCACATCTTCCCA CCCCATCATCCGGGAGATCCGCCAGGTTTGCGCTGAGCCTTTTGTGGCCTTTGAGGAGTGTCTTCGGCAGAATGAGGCAGCAGTTGGCAACTGCGCTGAACATGTGCGCCGCTTCCTGCAGTGTGCTGAGCAGGTGCAGCCGCCAAGTTCACCCACAGCTAGAGAG
- the Chchd5 gene encoding coiled-coil-helix-coiled-coil-helix domain-containing protein 5 isoform X2, with protein sequence MSIARCTSSHPIIREIRQVCAEPFVAFEECLRQNEAAVGNCAEHVRRFLQCAEQVQPPSSPTAREPPPLPAS encoded by the exons ATGAGCATTGCTCGGTGCACATCTTCCCA CCCCATCATCCGGGAGATCCGCCAGGTTTGCGCTGAGCCTTTTGTGGCCTTTGAGGAGTGTCTTCGGCAGAATGAGGCAGCAGTTGGCAACTGCGCTGAACATGTGCGCCGCTTCCTGCAGTGTGCTGAGCAGGTGCAGCCGCCAAGTTCACCCACAGCTAGAGAG